The sequence ttgtgggtacccctaattatggtcccgacaAAATTAGCAGACGTTCTTATTCGAGAACGGAGTTAATATAATTTATATTTTTGCCTCACCCGACATCCAGAAAATTCATTGCCACAGTTTTATATTAAAAtttgggaaatttggatccataccattaaaagatcaccactttggatccataccattactatctcacttacatgtgggtccacatgggtcaatgacatgtggggtccatggtatatatctaaagtttggatcttttaatggtatagatccaattgttccttaaaattttaaaaatattttGCTTCCAAACAAATCATGAATTGATATGGAGTGAGTATAATAAACTCCAGAGCCGGAATGCCAGATACCAACCACCGTGGCCCCGTCAAATTTGCCATTCCTGTCTCGGTTCCCTCTTCCCGGCGCACCAGCCTACCTCGCCGACGCCAGGCCGCCAGGCCGCCGGAGACATGAACCAGCCCGTGCAGAAGAACACCCTCTACGTCGGTAAGCCCACCATCTCTTCCTCTTCCAAGCGCGCGCACTCTCTTGTCCAATCCCCCACCTTCTTGGCGGCGCGCGTCACCTGCTCGACGAAATTCCTCGGCAAGAATACTCGTGGTGGCCACGGCAGGACTTTTTTACTTCCTCGGTCGTGGGTCGTCCGACGGACGAATTCTCCATGCGCGTGGACTAATCCGAGCTCACGTGTCCTTGATGCGCAGGTGGGCTGGCGGAGGAGGTGGACGAGAAAATCCTGCACGCCGCGTTCGTGCCCTTCGGTGAGGTCAAGGACGTCAAGACGCCGCTCGACCAGTCCACGCAGAAGCACCGCTCCTTCGGTTTCGTCACCTTCCTGGAGCGCGAGGACGCCGCCGCTGCCATGGACAACATGGACGGCGCCGAGCTCTTCGGCCGCGTGCTTACCGTCAACTACGCCTTCCCCGAGCGCATCAAGGGAGGGGAGCAGGGATGGGCTGCCCAGCCAAGTGAGCCTTCCGTTTCCTCTCTTCCGCCGTCTTCGGTTTGCTGCTACATTTGGTCGTGCCCTGCCTTAGCAGCTGCTCGTTTGCTTGTTTTGGTTTCCTGGCTAACTTATCATGGCAAGTACTGTGATAACTCCTCACAAAACAAGTTGGTTGTAATTCGGCTCAAATTTGGTAATAGATACTAAGGCAGGGCTTGCAAACAAGTTGAACTGTTTTTGCAACAATAGAGTTGAGAGGTTTCATCTTCATTACATTACAGTGTTCTAATAGTAATACAGTTCATGGTTTTCATAGTGCGGCAGTTCATTAGTGTTCTCTAATAATCCATCAGCTTAGGTATTTTCCTTTTAAAAGGTACATAGAGGATGTACATAGAGAAAAGTACATAGatgtgttttcaagtcggacGACTTGCTGGTTGTTCTGGTTGACCGACTTGGGAGATTAATTGCGATTAATCacaattagtcggacgacttgatgATTAATCGCGATTGGTCCAAACCGGCTTGGACGATTAATCGTGATTAAtcagacgacttgaaaacatcggtATAGTAGCACTGAATGCACATAGAGAATGGAACCTAGTTATCATCTAATTGTCCATCAGCGGTTAAGTTAATACACATACACGTACTGACATACATAATGCAGTTGCCATTGCCACTGTTGTACTATCACCTTATATTTCATTAAATGTGAAGCTAATAATAGTACCTATCGAACCACATATGTTTGTCGACCAGCTGCTGAGTCAGCATGTTACCTTCATCAATACCATTTGCTGGGACAGCCGAAGTTATTTTAGTAGATAATGAATTTGTTTTCCATACGTTTGTGTTTATTGTTCAGGCTGCTGTATCAAATATAGACACCATTTTTCTGCGATCTAGAGACTCATGATGGATTGGCGTATGTTCATGACATACTATCATCCACCCCATCCTAATTTAAGCTGTCTCATGGTAAGGACTAGGACTAAGGACAGTTGTTTTACTGCCAGGGCTCCATTGTCTGAACCTTAACTTAGGTGTACTTCAAATTACATGTACTGAACGCTCTAATATTGCAGTATCTCTAGGGTGGTTTTGCTTGTTCAACTGGAAAATAGTCTGATATGGAGCCAGGTCCGGTTCTATTTACCTAAAGGATCACTTAGGAAAACTCAGGGGAAAATGTGTTTTTAATATGTCTCAATGCTTTACTGTCTAGGGGATTGAACTTGCAACCGAAAACTGTCTGTGCCCTACCGCACGTATTGGGTGACAACTATCTGAGCTATGAATTGTTACCCCTGTTCTTCTTTAACTTGGTGCTTTGAGCTATATTTAGGTTAGTATAATTGCATATAAATAAAACATTTACAGGTTTCGAATTTAGAAGTAATTGACTATAATATTTTGACTCCTAGTTTAACCATTGCTCCACATGTCCATTCATCAGATGAACCAATCATCTCTGTACTGTCAGTAACTAAAATTTGGCCCCATCTGACCCGACCTGATTCCTATATCATTTATTTTTGCGTGTAGGTCAACAAATTAGTTTAGTACAAAAAAGAA is a genomic window of Zea mays cultivar B73 chromosome 5, Zm-B73-REFERENCE-NAM-5.0, whole genome shotgun sequence containing:
- the LOC100216777 gene encoding peptidyl-prolyl cis-trans isomerase E, translating into MNQPVQKNTLYVGGLAEEVDEKILHAAFVPFGEVKDVKTPLDQSTQKHRSFGFVTFLEREDAAAAMDNMDGAELFGRVLTVNYAFPERIKGGEQGWAAQPIWADADTWFERQQQEEEMQRLQAEHRAAMQAAEKLHREKLAAEREGEKEEDPMAAAEAQAVKQSS